AAGGTGAGTCGATTGCGATACATATTGTCTGCTCGAAAGACATGTGTCATTTAGAAACATCGTTTTATGCAAAATCGTATTTCATAATCATCAATATTCATGAGTGGAGAGGATGTCGTAGGCGGAAAGGTGACTCCTCGAACCCTCTGGCGAATCAGGTGTTCGATTTTCTCGCTTTCGTTCACGGTCTTTTCGGTGCATCTTCGCTGTGAATGTTGCATCGAAAAGATCAAAAGTGCAGCCGAAGTTAATTGTCTAATATCTGCGTAACGGTGAACGCAACGGACTTTCTCTGTCGAGCGTTATTATGGAATATTAATAAGCGACAGTGTCTTAAACTGGCGCAAAATAGAAATCTGGCGCACCGGTGATTTAGGAAGACCGCTTCAACCACTCTGCAACTGTCCTCCACAAGGTAAAAGGATACGAAggatacattttatacaaattatatttactttcatGTATGCGTGTGTTACATATACAAACAAGCAACACTCGCGGttacaaaatcattttatatctCGTACAATTCGTTCCAATAGCGTATGTCATATAACACGGCATTGTTGATCCCTTTCTTAAACTTTGTACACACTGTACATCGATCATCCCGCGATACACGAGTACATACATCGTTTTGCCAaatattttgacaaattttaccaaaaaatCTTTATTCGTTTCGCGCATTTGCTAAGAAACGTCCTAGATACACGCACTTGATACAAGTAACCGGCAGAGGATGATGTTTCCCTTTCCGTTTCTCTCGCCAGCGAATCAGCGCTACCAATTCCAAACCACGTCGATACGATCTCCTATCGTGATCCATAAATAGCTCttattctatacatatatataaaaaattacaaaagagAACGCGTAGTCTGCAACTGTCAGTTCGCTCAGATCGCTCGTCGTTCGTCTCATCGCAGGGGTAACTCAAGCGGATTTTCTGGCACCTCGTAGAAGTAACCGATAGGTCTCTTGGTCGTAGGCGGAAGAGTGGGCGGCGGCGCCGGGTTACCAGTCGGTGGAGGAGTGTAAATGGTCGAGGTTGGCACGAGAGTGTAGATAGGCGTCGGTGGAGGTGGCGGCGTAACGGTTACACGCGGCGTGGATGGGGTGGATGGTGGGAGGTATGGTTGACCTTGAGTACTTGGCTTCGGACCATCTATCGGTGGAAGGTAAGAGGACTCGTCCGTGAAAGGACGATGGGTCGTAGGTCCGAATGTTGGTCGAATGGGTCTGGAGGTGGAGACTGATGGTACGTAAGTTATTGGTGACGAAGGCCTTGGGGTTGTACCATACGTGAATGTTGGTCTTGGGGTAGTATCATAGGAAGGTGTAGGTCTCGGGGTACCATACGTGACTGTAGGTCTCGGAGTAGTACCGTAAGAAGTTGTAGGTCTAAAGGTACCATACGTGACTGTAGGTCTTGGGGTAGTCCCGTAAGAAGGTGTAGGTCTGGAGGTACCATACGTGACCGTAGGTCTAGAGGTAATGCCATACGTGACTGTAGGTCTTGGAGTAGTACCATAGGAATACGTAGGTCTTGGAGTGGTTCCGTAAGAGGATGTAGGTCTTGAAGTGTATGGGCCGTGAGTAGTTGGACGATCTGGTGGTAGATAAGTATTGGACTTCGTTGGAGGATTATAAGGTGGTGGTGTTGGAGGTCTTGGTGGCTGTGGAGGAGATGGGGGTAAATATGGTGGAGGTGTTGGAGGTCTTGGTGGCTGTGGAGGAGATGGGGGTAAATATGGTGGAGGTGTGGGTGGTCTAGGAGGCTGTGGAGGTGTTGGAGGTCTGGGTGGCTGTGGAGGAGAAGGTGGATGGTATGGTGGAGGTGTTGGTGGTCTTGGTGGCTGTGGAGGTGATGGGGGTAAATATGGTGGTGGCGTTGGTGGCCTAGGTGGCTGAGGAGGAGGTGGGTGGTATGGTGGAGGTGTTGGAGGTCTAGGCGGTTGTGGAGGAGAAGGTGGGTGGTATGGTGAAGGCGTCGGAGGTCTTGGTGGCTGTGGTGGGGATGGGGGTAAATATGGTGGAGGTGTTGGTGGTTTAGGTGGCTGTGGAGGTATTGGCGGTCTGGGCGGTTGTGGAGGAGAAGGTGGATAGTATGGCGTAGGTGTTGGAGGTCTTGGTGGCTGCGGAGGACCAGGAGGTATGTATGGTGGAGGAGTAGGCCGTCTAGGTGGTTGCGGTGGTGTTGGTGGCCTAGGTGGTTGTGGAGGGGACGGAGGTAAGTACGGTGGTGGAGTGGGAGGTCGAGGTGGTTGGGGAGGTAATGGAGGTCTAGGTGGTTGCGGAGGAGAAGGAGGTATGTATGGCGGAGGTGTTGGCGGCCTAGGAGGTTGTGGAGGCGATGGAGGTATGTAAGGTGGCGGTGTCGGCGGTCTAGGNNNNNNNNNNNNNNNNNNNNNNNNNNNNNNNNNNNNNNNNNNNNNNNNNNNNNNNNNNNNNNNNNNNNNNNNNNNNNNNNNNNNNNNNNNNNNNNNNNNNTGTGGAGGCGATGGAGGTATGTAAGGTGGCGGTGTCGGCGGTCTAGGTGGTTGTGGCGGAGAAGGAGGTACGTATGGCGGAGGTGTTGGCGGCCTAGGAGGTTGTGGAGGCGATGGAGGTATGTAAGGTGGCGGTGTCGGCGGTCTAGGAGGTTGTGGAGGTACGGGGGGTCTAGGTGGCTGTGGTGGAGACGGAGGCACGTAAGGTGGAGGTGTTGGCGGTCTGGGTGGTTGTGGAGGAGAAGGGGGTACGTAAGGAGGAGGTGTCGGCGGTCTAGGTGGTGGGGGNNNNNNNNNNNNNNNNNNNNNNNNNNNNNNNNNNNNNNNNNNNNNNNNNNNNNNNNNNNNNNNNNNNNNNNNNNNNNNNNNNNNNNNNNNNNNNNNNNNNNNNNNNNNNNNNNNNNNNNNNNNNNNNNNNNNNNNNNNNNNNNNNNNNNNNNNNNNNNNNNNNNNNNNNNNNNNNNNNNNNNNNNNNNNNNNNNNNNNNNNNNNNNNNNNNNNNNNNNNNNNNNNNNNNNNNNNNNNNNNNNNNNNNNNNNNNNNNNNNNNNNNNNNNNNNNNNNNNNNNNNNNNNNNNNNNNNNNNNNNNNNNNNNNNNNNNNNNNNNNNNNNNNNNNNNNNNNNNNNNNNNNNNNNNNNNNNNNNNNNNNNNNNNNNNNNNNNNNNNNNNNNNNNNNNNNNNNNNNNNTGTGGAGGGGAAGGTGGTCCGTATGGTGGATATGGAGGTCTCGGTGTTTGAGGAGGTGAAGGAGGTCCGTATGGTGGTGGAGTTGGAGGCCTAGGTGGTTGAGGAGGAGAGGGTGGATGATATGGCGGAGGTGTTGGAGGTCTAGGTGTTTGTGGAGGAGAAGGAGGTCCATATGGCGGTGGTGTTGGAGGCCTAGGTGGCTGTGGCGGAGAAGGTGGGTGGTACGGTGGAGGTGTTGGAGGTCTTGGTGGCTGTGGAGGAGAAGGAGGTCCATATGGTGGTGGCGTTGGCGGTCTAGGTGGCTGAGGAGGAGAGGGTGGATGGTACGGTGGAGGTGTTGGAGGTCTAGGTGTGTGTGGAGGAGAAGGAGGTCCGTATGGTGGCCGCGTAGGCGGTCCTATCGGCGGCAGAGTTCTTGTTGGAACTGGGTAATCGTATCCACTTGACGTCGTAGGTCCTGGAGGTCCAGGAGGTCTAGGCGTTGGCCTAAATGTATGTGGCGTTGGTGCTCGCGTCGGTTCTGTATAGGTATAACCCGTTGGAGGACCTTGAGTGGGCAAGGTGTACGTTACCGGCCTTTCTGTGTATGTTATATCATGACCTGGAGTTGAATAGGGATATCCTGGAGTTACAGGCGGTCTAGTTGGTATCGGTGGTGGTCTAGGTGTTTGTTCAGTCGTTTGTCtgcaaagagaaaaatatcgatattttctttacaattaaCTAAGTCATCTGgcactaaaaaaaattgtgaggTTAGTTGAGATATTATCATAGACAACTTGTTTAAGTTTTCGTTCGTATGTAAACAGTctaatatttctaccactcattactttcttaatttaaaatttcaactaaTTCTTACCGCGGTGGTAGAGTGAATATTTGATTCGGTGGTTCATAGTTGTAGCCTCCAAATTGTGATTTTGTATCTATCGCTCTTTTGCTTCTCTCACTGGATGCTTGCGCATGATCTGTGGAGAGCACTGCCACTAATGTGGCAATCCACAAAAGTCGCTGAAAAATACGCCGAAATCAATTGGGCTATTCTGAAATTACTcgggaaattaatttacgatcGTCGTACATTGTTAGCAGCAATTGGTACCGACGTGTACCATTCAAAGCCCACCCTAAAGTTCATATCGAACATCTTTATTTACTCACGTCTGTTTCATTGAGAAATACAGAAATGCGTTGACGAGCTCGATCGTTAAGCAAGATAATCTCGAAGTAAATTAAATCACGGAATGCCACGTAATCGATTATAATGTATCGAAGAGTGTCTTCGTGGGATTATCTCACGCCTCACCCACGACTATCTTACATAACTTGTATCGACCACGTGGCACATCCTATGATGTACTGGTGATCGTGAAAGGTCCATTCGCGTGAAATACACCGTACCATGCTCTGTCATTGATCAGCAGGTACTCAACATAGACTAGCCACTCACATTACAAGATTACAATCTCCCACAAGTCTCCCACAACCCACCGAATCGCTTCCAAATTTTCTTCATACGTCTCTAAAGAACGAGTACTGAATCGCAGACTGAAAGAACACTCTCTATTTCTCACAGCAATTGTACGATTCTAATTCTGCTTTTAATATTCGCACGATTCGCATCTCTAATTAGTCTCACAGGCGAGAACCGCATGCATTACAATATTTGGCGTACATTAAACGCAACGAACGTCTAATTTGAAACCGTATCGTCGGAAAATCGAGATTTCATATTATCGAATTGCGTTTACCACGACACCCTGCGTGTTCCATATATTCATCTTTCCAGCAAACAACGTTCCATTCAACGCCTCGGATGAAACGTAGCGCGGTTAATGCAATCGACCGTCTGCAATTATCATTCGCCGGTTGAACGAGCTTCATAAATCAGAGGGAGCCGCGGTGGAAGCATCGTTGTCCAGAAATTAAAACCGTCTTATCCGTTTGCGACATCGTGAACGCGGTACGAATGATGGTTCTGGCTCGAAGAAACGTCCAGTGACCTTTAGgcgtataatttatatagaagGATCGCACGGCTATGGGGAGAAGATATCCTCCTTAGTGTCTTTCGCCAGTATGTGAAAGGCTTCTGATGTATAAGTGGTGGTCACGATGCTCGGATCTGCGGAACACGCGATACAGATCGGCAAGGTCGCTGTTTCTTGAGAAATTTTGAGATCTCACGGGGTCTGTTCGGCGTTTCTATTCGGATTAGACGGACGAATAAATCCTTGGTTTCGAAAAGGAGTCCAGCAAAATTGTTACCAACTCTGACTGACGCAACCCAACGTGGGAAATCGCATGTATCTTCGATCAATGTTTTATGGCCCTCTGGAAATGAACTAGTGTCGACTCTGGCTGGCGTAATTACAGGGAAATTGAATTGCTCCAAGAGGGATTTGAAGTCCATGCTCTTTAATGAGAATTATTCCTGTTTGGAGTCTTGAAATAGTCCCTTTCAGGTTCCAATAACTAAGAATAACTTTGAACGTAACAGAAGAGGTAGGAAGCATCTAGTTACAACAAAACTGGTTCCATCGAGGCTACCATAAGATCACCGTGCCACTCGTAGCACACAGTTAACACGTTGACAGCCACATTAACACTCTTGAAAATgtctactgtgattaaattttggtTACAGATTATTAGAAAttgcataatcaaacatttattgcggACACTTGTCTTTCGGAATTAACTTTTTTAGTTCTCCAGTGAGAAGTAATGTCACCCATACATGGGTGTTATCAAGAAACACAATAACCATACTCATAGATGGTGTCTGAATAATCTCTCCTTTGATTTTAACACTAAAGTTGCAAAGCAACAGGTCCCCACGAGGAATTCCCCCGAGCATGGCACACAATTGACCGGCACCTAACGATTTCGACGACGTTCCATTTGCACCTAGAGAAAGTGGTTACAGTATGCGTCGAGAGCCAAGACCCCAGGTTATAACGAGCAGCCGATATGACAGGAGTTTTCTGAGGATTAACAATTCGCGCTGTCAGAAGTGCAAAATTGTGTCGCAACATTGAAGCACACGTGCAATTACTTCCAGCTACTGGATTCGCTACtggtaaaaatattggagaaGGAAACCTTTCACACGATGAAAGACTGGTCATTAACGAACGCTACTTCTTCGATTCGCGATGATAGGACAGAATATCTCTGCAACTTCtaattaacgtttcaattGGTGTACGATACTAACGTTGTGTAACAGATTCTTTAATTGATTTCGAAGCATTTTAAATTGAGAAGTGTTTATCATATCATTGCCAACTAATTTGCCCAGATTCAGCCTCTTCCAAGCCTGGTTTAATGGACGAACGACGACGTTCAACTCCAATGGGTGCGAAAATACTATGTTGCATAACGCGGAGACGCCAGATTGCGTCTTCGGCACTAAATAATAAAGCGCGAGCAACGTCTCAGAGATACGGCTTTCTAATTATCTTGCTTCGCGCGTTGCTAATGCCCCTGTCTgttaaacgaagaaagaaatgcCGAAGTGCATCAATTAGGGTTTGTCGCAACTCCCAGAGACACGAAAACGACGACGGTAAAAGGAAACTCATTTTCGCTGGTTGGAGAAAGAAGGGTCAGGCGTGGAACGCGTGAACACCaattaaagttaattaatGCAAGGTATCAAGTGGACGTCGGCTTGCGTTCTGCTTTTAACGAGGTGATACGCTTCCAATTACTCGGCGATTACaagaatttattacattctttAGGGGTTAGGTCTAGTcaggattttaaaaaatcgatactgtaaaagaaaaatgattcaaaacACCCATTTTTTCACGCCGCTGGCCGGACTTAACCCTTTAAGTCCTCGACAGGAGTTAGCGACACTTTGATTTTGCTCGAACATCGATGAGAATCGAATGTCTTCGCCTATGTTGAGAATATGCATAAATGGAAGAATATGAACAAAGAGGCATTCGTATTGCTGTTGTAATAGCTATTAAGGTGTATCTATGATCTCCGCAAGGCTATTCCGGATATTGTAATGAATTGGCTGAGAAGAACGTTAAACGATTTAATGAGGCCCAACTTTCCCTAACCGTATTCGCTTCTGTAAATGAAACAATGTGCCTGGAAAGTGCAATTACGGTTTCGTTTCTTAACCCATTATGTTCCACTGTTCCCCTTTGTAGGACATTTAGACAACTATTTTTCGCCGATGAATAGGATAAACGGTGGTGTCTCGTACTTTTATGTTCCTTTTGTCGTAGcaagtatgaaaatattatggaGATATGGTTTTAAACCAGTGACAGTTAGAGGGACAGAACTCAGATACATCTAAAGGAGAATAATATCGTTTGCATTCAACGAGTATTTTAATCATTCCTTacagtaaaacatttaattgtagAATGTCTACAATCCttaacaacaaaaacaaattcctCAAATTAGTccagatattaatgaaatagatCATGTTAAATAAGTTATGATTAAATTCTAATCATTGACGTGGTTAATAATAACCAAgtagttgatgtgaccttaaataaagtcattaaaaaaaaaaaaggtattttAATCACTAATTCTTTATGGATGATATTGGTTTTTCTTGGAAATACTGATGTTCTTCAGAAGTTGCAACAGGGTGATGAAACAAGATCATAACTATTCATACTTTCTAAGCCATGTACTACAAGCTATAAAGAATGCCCCTCGATGGTTACGATATGAGAGAAATCCGTCTTCTCGCCCATAAATCGCGTGTTTACGATAGGAGTGCCATTATCAGTCGTACtacgcgataaaaaaaaacctactGACCATAAAGAATGTGACTGAACATCTCGAAACACTCTTGTGAAAGTAATTATATAGTcaatcaaaattaaagaaatcaaGAGCAGTTTTCTTTCTCAGAATGAGAGTGAAACGTCCTATCAATGAACCTCTGAGAGTCTCAGCTACAGAATATAAACTATTCCTCTCTAAACATTCtaaactgaaaatttgatgacCAAAACAAACAGAGGGAAAGTTGCTGCACCCTGAAAAGTCAATTGTATAGCAAAGACTGTCTCGCGACTGCCAGTGTGGACACTGGAAATTATGTTCTGCGCTGCTGGGAATTTCTCGTGGACGCGTGTCGATGAATTAAGCAGGGCAGGCTTCTGTCACACATGGCGCTGCGCGAAAATAAGCCTCGCTCCGGAGAAAGTTTTCTATCGCGAACGTGCTCGAACGTGATCTCGGCGCCTCTGTGCTCGTCGCCCACGTAACAACGTGTAACTGCCGCGAAACAGAGGTGGAATGCGATGAAAAATAGGACTATTGTCGGCCGACGACAAAAAGGACGCGCACTTTTTCTAATTAACATAATAAAGATCGCTTCTATTCTAACGGAACGTTAGAAATCGCGGGCCTCTCGCTCCGCGACGCGATCAACGTTCGTGAAGATGCAAATGACATTCAACGACACGCTACCTCGTGTTAGCCGACGAATGAACGCGtgcaacaatattttcttgataCGCTACTAAGTAGCATGAATAAACAAGGTTGGAACACCGCGATCGTTCCTTTCCAGTGAATCATGTCGATGTCTATCCTCAGCCAGGTAGCCGAGACGTTTGTTTTCGTATCTCCATTCTACGGCGACGAGGTAAAGTGTTCTACGTTCCTTGAGAAATTCAGGTCAATAGACCTTGGGATGGATTACATGGGATGGaatttacgttacaaacttgGATAAATGCTTCGTTGTTCTGGTAATATTATTGTTGGAGTTCAAGTAACATATTTGTCTTCGGAACAATTGCTAACACTCttcatttttcagaatttgCATCTTTCTTTCGAGTCCACGTCAGGATAGCTTCgatattgtttcatttatattggGTTGGGCAGAAAATTGTActaatttataagaaaaattcaaaggcacatttgaattttaatatatacagtcaatcccataaatattcgtacaaaCTATTTATCTGAAAAAAGCCTCTATCATCTTAAAGCGGACAACAAAACTTCATCCTCGATTCAATCTCTTCAATCATGTTCGACGCGGTGGAAATTTTGTCAGGCTCGAAGATTTCGCCATAAGCAGCTGTAGCCTCGTCTGCCGTGGAATTATTAtcctaattaaaaattcggtGAGGCAACAGAGCGAATCGGAATATGTATGCCCCACGGAGCCTCATCCCGCTGGTCACGAGTCACGGAACGAAGATCCACGGTGAATCCTTTTGGGGAAAAGGTTGAAGGTTGCATGGAAGATTATTACAACTATTACGTAAACGATGTTACGAGCCGGCCCTGAACGACGGGGTCCACTAAATAATTGCCGAGACGCTGGttggaacgaaaaataaaaagagaaagaaggatCGTCGGGCGTACATCACTCTTTTATGAAAGGGCACGTTTCGTCCTGAAATTCATCGGTCGATTTGGTCAAGCGATGGTCGATCGTTTCGCAACTGAAATACCTTTGGCGACGCTCGTTCGATCGACAGCGCTGCGCAAATGATCTCCAACGATCCTGAGGTCGTCGAGGATCGCGTAGACTGTCATCGATTCGTCGTGTCATCGAAACCAAATTACTGTCACTGGTTATTCAAGAGGTTCTAAGCATCTCGATGCCTatcttgttaatattttttttagatttagcAAATTTATCTTGACAGAAAATTTGATGATGTAAACAAGAGAGGAGAGGCACGTAATCTGATTGGAGAGGTTAAATAATGTCTTGTATAACGATTATGTTATGTGTTGCACGTTTGTTAAGCGTTTCGGTCAGCACAGGTGGTTTCGAAGGTGTAATTATGTTAATTAGAGGCTTCGATTTCCTTGTCGATTCTCTGGTGGTCATGGTGGTTAGACCGTGCTGTTATCACTTGATGTGCAACTTTaagaagtatttaaaaaaaaaactccatcatgaaataaaagtgctaatgtaatttaatttttagggttaacttggaccaAAATTAgtcctaatagtgtagttttcggggaaaactggtctttcttcatgtacacaaataaggacatttgccctaaacgatagtgtatgtaatttaaaaatttcgtgtTCTCAATTGTgaacgccaggtctgaaagggttaaaatattattcaagacAACAAAAAAGATGTACTCAATTTCTCATAGAAAATTCCTTGTTACTATGTCTGTTTTTTCACGCGATCATAACCTTTGCCTTCTAAGTTCAGCTGTGTCATTTTTGGAAAGCTAAATAACCATAGAATTCAACGTCGCGGTTATACGAGCCATTATCTGACCTATCCAATTTGCTCACGGAAAATCGTACGCAGCACTTTCCTGCTAGGGGAAAGGATGAATCGGTGCTCGAAAGTGCCAAGACGTTTTGTAATCGGGTGCACGAAAAGAAATACCTAAGTGTCGTTACTTCGATTTATGCATTTGTTGTATATTCGCATAGTTGCGTTGCAAAATCGCGAAGCTGTCAAACGACATTTCGTTAAGCAGTAACTCTGAAAGGACATAATCTGACTTTACCGCCTCAGCGCCGGCATTAATTTTTCGCAGTGGCATAAAGCGCGGAGTCGAACAactgtttattaaagaatatcGTTTATGGCGAAAACCGAAGGCTGTCTTCTGGTAATAAGCGAATTCTTCGATACCGGATTTATTATCCCCATTACTCGAACTTTCAGAAGGTGAGTACAGTATCTGCAACGATGCAGGACGAACGTAGGggcaataatttaattaattgaacgaTAATGTATACACGATTTCTCGGTGTTCTTCGCGATTGATTGATTACGCGTTGGACAGAATTATTGAACTCGAGGATGGTAGAGTGAAAGTGTTTGTTTTGATGTTTCAAATAGTGAAGCCACtcgagaaaaattcataaacaaaGATACGAGGGTTTCTAATTGAAATCTCCGAGGTGATGCTTGAAGGAAAGAACGCGCGGAATTCAGACGCCTAGACACACATCCTTCTCATCAAGGCTGTATTACGGAATACGAGGGAATACGGACAAGTGGATGTACGGAGGCACTAAACCTTAAAGCGTGACCATCGTCAAGCATAAAAGAGCGGGACGGTAGCACGAGGCGAAACAAAAGGAGccgaaaaaattgaaagttgtTTGCTTGTGATTACAATTGCTCCGTCGGTGATGGACCATCATTGACCTTCATTTACGTTTTCACTCATCCTAATACTACTTTTAGTACCAAGCACAAAGTGTTACTTTTGCTCAAATACCAACGAGTATTCTTCAAATCTCAAAACAAATCCTAACATGACAAGAGCAATTCTGTCGAGTAATCTAATAAATCAGGTACCAAtcttatttgtataatttttataaagaactTTAACTGTAATGTAACCTACATgtaaaaaatagatataaaatacatatgtacaattaCTTACGAGATAAGATTGTATAACATTGTACAGGAAAAGAGGAGTGCAAAATGGGTATAATTACTcatgtactttaaaaaaaaaaaagagatataGGAGTGCAAACGGTTAGTCTATCATGTATTGAACAGATGAAACACATGTATTCACTTTTCAGTTATTCCACTGCACTCAGCATGTATGAGATATCCATATTAGGCATGATGGAAAAATCCTGAGACGACGAATATAACTCTGTGATTTACCCAAGAAGCACGAGACAGCTGGAGTATCACtgaaagatgaaaataatgcCTCTGAGGGGTCCACTTAGCTCAAATTATTTATCCATATTCCCACAGTGCATCTAGAATACCTCCGAGATACCCAGTTCAAATGACCCTGTCTATAACTACCATAGGTGCTTCATTGCATGCCTCCAAGGGGTACACTCGGTTCAAATAATTGTGTCCACGTCACCACAGGTACTCTGTGAAGGTAAGAACAGGATAATTGAAACCGAGCGTGCATCCCTCTCGTAGAGCACCTGTGACAATATGAACAGGATCATCTGAACACTGTGTATATCTTTTAGCATTCATCTCAGCTGCTAATGATAGAATAGTAATGATAAAAGCTCACGATATGAAAATGGCCATTCGAAATGTCAATTGCACAAAAGTTCACCTGATTACTTTCAGTCATGGATTGTTCATCGGCAGTCATAAATGCCAGCCTCGACAGATTAGTCAGCCGCGATGTATACATCTTCGAACGCGATCGAGCGAGGAAAAAGACGGTGAAAGAAGAAGACCCCCCATCGGACGTCTTGCTCTGCGATGTACCCCGGTCTTTCACGCTACCAGTCAACCTGACTCGTACGATTAATACATCATTTTCAGCGTTATTGATCGGATCGATCGATTGGCAAACGATGAGGAGGACTGGTAGTTTCGAAACGCTTACCCTTGCGTAGTAATCGCGACAATTTTTGTACCCGTCTAATGACGCAAATCTTCGACTGATCGTTGCCCAGGCAACCTGCTCGTGTCATTTAAAACCTCAATTATCGGATAATTTCGCCGTTCTTTCGTCACGTCGTTCGGCCGAGGAACCGTGCGAGTGTTAATCGTGGAACGAACAAATTAATAGCGATTACAGGGTACGCGAAGAAATGCGTGGGTAAAAGCGAATCCAGAATTTGCGTGTGCGACGAGTTTTATTGCTTTATTACCCCATCGAGATTCCTCTGATTATTGCGAGAGAAATGATGATGACGAGATTAAAACTCTGGAAACatcaacaattatttaatataagaaaatactAAGTACATTgtagaaacaattattttactaaatttaatgttttgaaGTTTGTATCAATCAATTGCAATAACGAAACATTCGGAAAAGCATGAGAAAATATATCTCGATGGTTGTATGTTTAAACGGCGAACGATGTAGCAACATTTCGCT
The sequence above is drawn from the Hylaeus volcanicus isolate JK05 chromosome 2, UHH_iyHylVolc1.0_haploid, whole genome shotgun sequence genome and encodes:
- the LOC128884865 gene encoding uncharacterized protein LOC128884865, yielding PPQPPRPPTPSPYHPPSPPQPPRPPTPPPYHPPPPQPPRPPTPPPYLPPSPPQPPRPPTPPPYHPPSPPQPPRPPTPPQPPRPPTPPPYLPPSPPQPPRPPTPPPYLPPSPPQPPRPPTPPPYNPPTKSNTYLPPDRPTTHGPYTSRPTSSYGTTPRPTYSYGTTPRPTVTYGITSRPTVTYGTSRPTPSYGTTPRPTVTYGTFRPTTSYGTTPRPTVTYGTPRPTPSYDTTPRPTFTYGTTPRPSSPITYVPSVSTSRPIRPTFGPTTHRPFTDESSYLPPIDGPKPSTQGQPYLPPSTPSTPRVTVTPPPPPTPIYTLVPTSTIYTPPPTGNPAPPPTLPPTTKRPIGYFYEVPENPLELPLR
- the LOC128884872 gene encoding uncharacterized protein LOC128884872, producing MFDMNFRVGFEWYTSVPIAANNRLLWIATLVAVLSTDHAQASSERSKRAIDTKSQFGGYNYEPPNQIFTLPPRQTTEQTPRPPPIPTRPPVTPGYPYSTPGHDITYTERPVTYTLPTQGPPTGYTYTEPTRAPTPHTFRPTPRPPGPPGPTTSTTKTSNTSTVPPTFSATAT